The sequence ggattcttcttccatgAGCACACTCCCGTTCTCCAAGGCATACAGTAGTCGCTGGATCTGGGAGTCATCTTTGAACACGGCGGATAATGCTTTGAATGTACCTGAGCTAGAATTAGAAATAAGCGAGGAACCTATGAGATCGGTGTCGAACATGAAGTTGTTCAAGCCAACACCGCCCGTTGCGCCTGTCTTCCTTCTCTTGTTGTTTAAATCCAAACGATCCTTGTTCAAGTACACTTCCTTGGGAACATGAATGATTGGTTTTTCACCCGGTTTGCCCAGCCttctatttcttttaatATTGGTGTCTCTTTTGTTCACGTAGTCGAACACTCCCTGTTTACCGTCTCTACGCGACACGGACTGTTTGTCCGGATTGACTTTGAACAGCAGGTAAGCCTCGTCATGGTTGCAGTCTTTGATCAGCCTTGTGATGTCTTTCCTGAGACTTGCCTTGTCACTGGTTCCTTGCAGGATGGCGTTATGAAATATTCCCGGCGGTTTGAAATACAGCGTGGACACGGAGTCCACCGCTCTATTGATATCGTCTATACATCTGTCTAGACTTTCTGCCATTTGTAACTATTTGCCTTTGCCCTGTGGTATGACTGGCTATTGTTTTGATTCTGTTTATAGGTTAATAATCGATCGcttccaattcttttttaccTATTTTTCGCGCTTTAGGCGATATCAATCAATCAATACGTATAAAAGCAACGGTTGAAATATACATACTTATGGAGCATATAGAGTTGTACATGTACACACTAGTCACGCCAAGCCGCGTACACTTCGTCTGTTCTGAACTTTTGCGTAACGATAGTTTCCGAAAAGTCTTTCACAATGCCGCCCATTCTGTACTCTAACAGCCCTGCTTGCGCAATCATGACCCCGTTATCGATACAGAATCTGTTGTCCGTGGCGTGCACCTGCCCGTTGGCCCTGTCTTTACACATCTGTGCCATCATTTCTTGTAACCGCACGTTGCAGCCTACACCGCCCACGATCAGCACCTGGTTGGAGTTGACGTGCGCCATGGCTCTTTCCGTGATCTCCACGAGCATGGCAAACAGGTTTTCTTGCAGAGAGTAGCAAAGATCCTCGACGGTGACTTTCTGCTCGCCCGTTTGCCTGTCAAATAGgatcttgtttttcttgttgccCTTGAACAGGTCCTTGGCCAACGAGTCGATGGAGGCCAGAATACCGCTCATGGAAAGGTCCATTCCCTTCACCGTGTACGGAAGCTCCACCAGGGCGTCCTTGTGCGGAGCGCTTCTTGCCAATTGCTCGATGTTGTAGCCGGGCGAGGGTTCGTTCGGGATCTTCAAAGTTCTGGCGAATCTGTCAAGACAGTTACCAATGGCGATATCGAGCGTCTCGCCGAAGATCCTATACCGCTTCTCCGAGTATGCGATGACCTGCGTGTTACCGCCACTCACATACAGTACCACAGGGTTCTGGGCCTTGGTGATTTCCCTCCCCATTTCGATGTGGCCTATACAGTGGTTCACGCCCACTAGGGGCACGTCCCAGAGCAGCGAGCACGTTCTGGCGGCAATAACCACCGAATGCAGGGGCGCACCCATTCCGGGGCCCCTGGTGAAGCAGATCACGTCGACGTCGAGTGCCGGGTCCTGGAGACCCGCCTCGGCTATCGCCTGTTTGATAAGCCTCACACACCAATTCCGGTGGTGTCTTGCCGTGTCACGGGGCAAGAAGCCCTCCCCGGGAGGCGTTACGTAGGTGTCTCTGATGTTGGAGAGCATCTCCGCCTCGCAGTCATAAGACAGGTCGCTATTGGCATGCTTGGGCAGAAGCGGATGCTTAACCACCCCTACGCCCAGCTTATTCGCCGACCCCTCGAGCCCGAGCGCAATGTAGTAGTCTCTGTTATTTTTCGGTGCCACCGTGTTCAAGTTGACCATTATTTTACTCCTGCCCACATGGCTCACGCACACATCAGGGTGTATGCACACGTCAAAGTGCACGCAATGGCTAAAATGGTTATTCTCTCGAACCTCACCTCATCGCCGTAGTGTAAGACATCtgcaaagaaacaagaaaaaggaaaaaaacaaccaCTCCCCGTACAAAGTGAGACCTCTCTACCAGAAGCGGCAAAAAATCTCCGCGACGGGGAATTGAACCCCGATCTGGCACGCGACAAGCGCCCATTCTGACCATTAAACTATCACGGAACGTTTTTATGATGCAGATCTGCATCATATTCTACCATCACCACACCACTAGCTGTCGGACCCCGTTCTCCGCCCGACTGGCCCTGATTACGTATCAGCACAATAGATTAGAAAACTACAACGACAACGACGACTCCTACGTGccaagaaacaaaactgCGCTCGCACTGTTGCTCCACTACTCAAATCATCCCCCCAGCGACTCCAGCGTGTACGATCCCGTCAGAACGCTGTTTTAGCTTCGCTGCTCGCTGATACCGTCTAATCGTAGGCCCTTTCCTCTTCCCCTCTGACCCCGATAGCCCTTTTCaatgctttttttcttcagccGGACAGCTATCTGCTCAGCCCGGCCGTAATCAGTGACCGTGCTGCCTGATAAGACGTCCATGATGCCGTGCGACTATCaggctgctgctgctgttctCCTTACTACCGGTCGCAACACTCTTGTACTTACCCATATCGATGCGTCAGATAACGGGCTCTAGATCCGGTAACTGATAAGATCGTAATCTACGTTTGCATGTCTgcctcttttcttctaccGACTTTCTTATCTTCTGAACCGACTGGCTGTTTCCCTCCTCATGGTGGATGGAGCGTGATAAGCTGTTACTTGGGGTAGTGGAGTTCTTCCCGCCGGAATTGTGCTTCTGATGTGACATATAAAGACRAGCGAAAGTTCGGTGTAATGGCTGTCTTGagaatcatttcttttcctaGTCGGGCCctttaataaaaaacagTAGTGTATTCTTATTGTTCCttataagaaaaagtaatCAAGCAAAGATCGAGAAGATCAGTATAcaaaaataaggaaaaatgaGTAATACGTCTTCGTACGAGAAGAACAATCCCGAAAATCTCAAGCATAATGGAATCACGATAGATTCCGAATACCTGACTCAGGAACCAATAACCATTCCTTCGAATGGGTCCGTTGCTTCCACGGAGAAGGGTTCAGGGTCCAAATGGAAGGACTTTAAGGACTCTTTCAAGAGAGTAGAGCCAATCGAAGCCGACCCCAATCTAACAGAAGCTGAGAGGGTCGCTTTCATCACCGCTCAAACCCCATTGAAACatcaattgaaaaatagacATTTGCAAATGATTGCCATCGGTGGTGCTATTGGTACTGGTCTGCTGGTTGGGTCAGGTAAAGCACTAAGGACAGGTGGTCCTGCTTCGCTTCTGATCGGGTGGGGGTCCATGGGTACCATGATTTACGCTATGGTCATGGCTCTGGGTGAGCTGGCCGTGGTCTTCCCCATTTCCGGTGGGTTCACCACGTACGCCACCAGATTTATTGACGAATCCTTCGGTTTTGCTGCAAACTTCAACTATATGTTACAATGGTTGGTTACGCTGCCCTTGGAAATCGTTTCTGCATCCATTACTGTTAACTACTGGGGTACAGACCCAAAATACAGAGACGGGTTTGTCGCGCTGTTTTGGCTAGTCATTGTCTGTATTAATATGTTCGGTGTCAAAGGTTACGGTGAAGCAGAATTCGTCTTTTCCATCATCAAGGTCATTACAATTATCGGGTTCATCATCCTAGGTATCATCTTGAACTGTGGTGGTGGTCCAGAAAAGGGATACATTGGTGGTAAGTACTTCCATGATCCTGGTGCATTTGCTGGTGACACTCCCGGCGCTAAATTCAAGGGTGTTTGTTCCGTCTTCGTTACTGCAGCCTTTTCCTTTGCCGGTTCCGAATTAGTTGGTCTTGCCGCTAGTGAGTCTGTGGATCCAAGAAAATCCGTTCCTAAGGCTGCCAAGCAAGTGTTCTGGAGAATTACATTGTTTTACATTTTATCGCTATTGATGATCGGTCTTTTGGTCCCATACAATGACTCGCGTTTGATCGGTGCCTCCTCCGTGGATGCCGCTGCTTCTCCCTTTGTCATTGCCATTGTGACACACGGTATTAAAGGTTTACCAAGTGTTGTTAACGTGGTTATTTTGATTGCAGTCTTGTCTGTCGGTAACTCTGCCATTTTCGCATGTTCCAGAACATTTGTTGCCCTAGCTGAACAAGGTTTCCTACCACAAGTGTTTGCCTACGTGGATCGTAAAGGTAGACCATTGGTCGGGATCATCATCACTTCTGCAGTTGGTCTTATCGCATTTGTGGCCGCTTCCAAGAAGGAAGGCGAAGTCTTTGATTGGTTACTGGCCTTGTCTGGTTTATCATCACTTTTCACATGGGGTGGTATTTGTATTTGTCATATTCGTTTCAGAAAGGCATTAACTGCCCAAGGTAGAAGTGTGGAAGAGCTATCATTCAAATCCCCTACCGGTGTTTGGGGCTCATACTGGGGGCTGTTTATGATCGTTATCATGTTCATTGCCCAATTTTACGTCGCCTTGTTCCCAGTGGGCGGTTCTCCAAGTGCCGAAGGGTTTTTCGAGGCTTATTTGTCATTCCCACTTGTTTTCGCTATGTACATCGGTCACAAGATCTACAAGAGAAACTGGAAGTTACTCATCCCAGCCGAAGAAATGGATATCGACAGTGGTAGAAGAGAAGTGGATTTGGAATTgctgaaacaagaaattgcagaagaaaaggcaaTTTTGGCCACAAAGCCAGCATGGTTCAGAGTCTGGAGTTTCTGGTGTTGAGTACGCAAGAGACAGCTTCCTACACCAacattatatttttacaatattttaataaaattttatttatcCGTCATACATTttccattgaaaaatgtttatattttgtataGTTTCAATGCTTAAAAATAGATTATTTTAGAATCAACTGCACTTTagtatttgttttttatgttttttaaGAAGACGGCTATTTTCCGGAAGAATAGTATCacatattgaaaaaactcCCTTGAAAGTGacaaatcaacaaaaatcGGCCTCCGGTATGACGGTCCGGTATATATTATCCACGAGTATTAGGTTAGTTTCACATAAACTACCGCACTCTTCCCCTTCCCAGCTTCAAACAAACATGGGGGGTTCCGgagttttgtttttcttgccaCTCCGATAACTTCCTTTGCCATTTGTGGAAtttgatatatataatacatAATTGCGAGAAAAGACCAAATTAGGTTAACTGTCTAATGTTGCGCCTCCTCCTCTTTCCTTATATGGAAATCGTTAGTCGTAATCCGGAGGAGATCTTCGAACACCGGCGATAGCACTTGACTTGACGAGGGGAGAGGGTTAGGAAAAAAGGGATCTGATACCTTTAAAATCCAGTTTTGAACTATACTATGTACCTTTGGATTCCATATAGCCAATCAGCGAGTGTTTTAGATACCTGTCTGGCATAATTCAAGGAAAAACTGCGTATTTTTAAATCTTGACCGCTAGTCTTCTGCACAAAGGACGCCTAGGCCAACCGT is a genomic window of Saccharomyces eubayanus strain FM1318 chromosome XI, whole genome shotgun sequence containing:
- the SPC34 gene encoding Spc34p, which translates into the protein MAESLDRCIDDINRAVDSVSTLYFKPPGIFHNAILQGTSDKASLRKDITRLIKDCNHDEAYLLFKVNPDKQSVSRRDGKQGVFDYVNKRDTNIKRNRRLGKPGEKPIIHVPKEVYLNKDRLDLNNKRRKTGATGGVGLNNFMFDTDLIGSSLISNSSSGTFKALSAVFKDDSQIQRLLYALENGSVLMEEESNNQRRKTIFVEDFPTDLILKVMAEVTDLWPLTEFKQEYDQLSHNYEQLSSKLGFIKKEVLLQDDRLRTMSQYHPSSSHDVARIIRKEKDEIRRLEMEIADLQEQETAPMQE
- the KAE1 gene encoding tRNA N6-adenosine threonylcarbamoyltransferase, which codes for MVNLNTVAPKNNRDYYIALGLEGSANKLGVGVVKHPLLPKHANSDLSYDCEAEMLSNIRDTYVTPPGEGFLPRDTARHHRNWCVRLIKQAIAEAGLQDPALDVDVICFTRGPGMGAPLHSVVIAARTCSLLWDVPLVGVNHCIGHIEMGREITKAQNPVVLYVSGGNTQVIAYSEKRYRIFGETLDIAIGNCLDRFARTLKIPNEPSPGYNIEQLARSAPHKDALVELPYTVKGMDLSMSGILASIDSLAKDLFKGNKKNKILFDRQTGEQKVTVEDLCYSLQENLFAMLVEITERAMAHVNSNQVLIVGGVGCNVRLQEMMAQMCKDRANGQVHATDNRFCIDNGVMIAQAGLLEYRMGGIVKDFSETIVTQKFRTDEVYAAWRD
- the GAP1 gene encoding amino acid permease GAP1, encoding MSNTSSYEKNNPENLKHNGITIDSEYLTQEPITIPSNGSVASTEKGSGSKWKDFKDSFKRVEPIEADPNLTEAERVAFITAQTPLKHQLKNRHLQMIAIGGAIGTGLLVGSGKALRTGGPASLLIGWGSMGTMIYAMVMALGELAVVFPISGGFTTYATRFIDESFGFAANFNYMLQWLVTLPLEIVSASITVNYWGTDPKYRDGFVALFWLVIVCINMFGVKGYGEAEFVFSIIKVITIIGFIILGIILNCGGGPEKGYIGGKYFHDPGAFAGDTPGAKFKGVCSVFVTAAFSFAGSELVGLAASESVDPRKSVPKAAKQVFWRITLFYILSLLMIGLLVPYNDSRLIGASSVDAAASPFVIAIVTHGIKGLPSVVNVVILIAVLSVGNSAIFACSRTFVALAEQGFLPQVFAYVDRKGRPLVGIIITSAVGLIAFVAASKKEGEVFDWLLALSGLSSLFTWGGICICHIRFRKALTAQGRSVEELSFKSPTGVWGSYWGLFMIVIMFIAQFYVALFPVGGSPSAEGFFEAYLSFPLVFAMYIGHKIYKRNWKLLIPAEEMDIDSGRREVDLELLKQEIAEEKAILATKPAWFRVWSFWC